gtgaaataaattaatcagtaaTTTAGCAAAGTAGTTATCTAACTACTGTAATTAGTTTAGCTAACAACTTACTAGCTAAGCTACATTTGATTGTTAttttgaaaaatagctaaatgttaGTTAGCTAAGTACTgtaattagcttagctaactacttAATAAGAATATTGGTAGGATATTTAGCAAAATAGTAGGCTTAGCTAAATGTACTACAGTTAGATAACTACTGAAATTAATTAGTTATCTTACCTAACAAGTAAGATACATTTAGTGAAGTAGTTTGCTAAATATTTTGCTAAATAGCCTATCAATATGCTTGGCTTAAGTTACAACTTTCTTCAGCTTTACTCATTTTGTTCAGTCCTGTCGTTTTGTGCTAcacctgtgtcttgttttgtATAATTTGCTCATTCCTGCCTCCTAGTGTTTCCCCACCAATCCATGTTCTGTGTTCTCTTGTCTGTGTTTAGACCTAATTGTCCTTTCCTGTTGTCCCTATTTGCCTTGttcttccatttttcttttttgcttatgTTATAACCAATAGTCAATAGTCAAatagatcatttttttaaactttctctTCCTGTGGTGTCTGCATTTGGGTCCACCCACTTTTTCCACCCTAAAAACCtgacagtatgtacagtatgtgtgacaAAATAACAAGCATGCAAATACTAAATAAGTGTTTGGACCAATTCACTGCTCAAGTAACTACTTGAACTAATTATTTTAGTCCATTAAGAACATGATCTGGATGTATCATCCGATATTAAGGTAACATGTTGGATATAAGCACTGGcggttcttatttgaactgtgtggtttTAACCTCCGAATCGTCCCACCCCCATTCCCCCATTCCTATTTCCACACTCAGGACTGCCGGGTATAGACAACAGcttgcaaacagtgtgctgcagccaggGGAATaggcgagctggctatttttctgctgaacaggtaatcactgagcttcagaatGGTTGCTAACCATAGCGTATTAGAAATGGGCATTTGGACATTGAAACATATGTATTTGCTGATCAGCTACAGATTAAGactgtgtcaatctggcaacctgcatgaGCCTCACATCTGGGGAGAACAGATAACTCTATCCAGTGTTAAAAATTAgattcctgtagccatttcacatatttattctcatttattactgattgttccttaaagttattttattttatatcacacTTGGATGAGTGAGTCAATAGTGATCAGTGGTAATCAAAAACAATACATCTAAACAACTCTTggaatatttaatcatttaatttcttTACGTGTTCATTTAAAGGCATTGGATTGTTTCTGATCTTCTACATTCACACTGCTTTTAACCTAATGGCACattcacaaataataataataataataataataataataataataataataataataataataatgagcttATAGCTTAGTATCCAGTTAGCTAAAGAAAAAGAACGTTCAGAGGGGGCCAAAGTCCCCCTAAGACAGGTCAGTTGACCTGTATCTCTTGATTGTGGAATCTGCCCTTTTTGTACAACCGACCGCCCGTACTTTTGACCAGGTCAAATCAGAGTAATAACTGAGAAGAGGAGGCAGCGGGGCAGCCTCTGTTTGACATTCCTCACTGGACATGCTACTCGTTAGGGCCTTCATTAAGAACAGCTTAATCCACATGCTGATAGAGAGGCCATCAGACACAATTAGACTCAAGCTGAACCTCATCTACAGCTAATTAACCCATTTCTTAAACTAAAAGATTAACCACTGGCATGAATGTGACCTCagcaaatgtgtgtgtgatgtgttgtgttgtgctggtgaATAAGCACCAGGTACTCGGTGTTCTGTATTTTTCCTTCCAGTCACTTAACAACAACATGTGCTGCTTTTGTAAGTGACATTAAGAGGTTGGCACTGGTTAAAGCTTCTACAAATACAAATTCAGTGAATAAACAAGTCATTTAATTTAAGAAATTTCTTTGTTATATTGGTTCATTAAAATGTTTGGTGCATTATCtttaaatcagatattttttttaacttttgatcAAAGTTGCTCAAAATGCTTACATGTTTAATTCATAAATGCAATTGGACCTAATGAGATAATTTATCTGTACATTTACCATCCCTGTGTTCATTATAAATAAACAGCAAAATagtaattttagtgttagtgtcAAACTGGCAGTTTGACTGTTAAAAGGTAAACATTACATGGTTAATTTGACACTTACTGTGTTGATAACATTAATGATGTAGTTTAGGCAAACAGTCACTAGCAATAGCCTATTTGTTGCTAAGTTGGTCCTAAAGTAGTTATTTTCCATTGATAGACCATTGATGCCTGAAAACTTGCAAACATGCATAGCCACACATGAGCTACAGTTACAGTATCATATAAAATCAAACTGATGAACACATTAATTTTCTATCAAAAATcttttaatgtaatgtagtaTATACAGCACTAAATACATATTTAGATCTGAAGCAATATGTGAAAAACAAGGATAGCTGCCTCTATCCAGGAAAATATGACATGCACATCTGCAGTTACAGAACATAGACATTGTACTTTGgaacacaacaaaaataaaaaatgaactacTGGTGCTGACATTCCACATACTGGTAGGTTCAACCCAACAATTTACCTTTTGCACTGTAGCAGAATTCCCAAGAACTGTGAATTCAGGAGGGAAGACCATCAATTAGCTCAATGCTGCTTAGAATCATACATTCCAAAACATTTCAAATGCCATCAAATACACTGTCCTGTCAGAGAGTTTCAATGTTCAGTGTTCCAGAACTGGAACATTAAGTTGTAGATTCTGAATTGAAGGTCTGTTAAACATACTCCGTGCGCTTCCCTGAATGTTCAATGGTAGTCTTGTACTCATCTTGGCGCCGGTGGAACACCAGCCGAGGCTCGGCCCGTGCCATCCCGATGCAGGAGGTGAAGAGCAGGAATGCCGCCACCACGTGGAGGAACCCTGCTGCCCAGCCCACGAAGATGGCATCCCCGAACTCAAAGCGAGGCACCACCTCTGGCACAGAGTGGTCGAAGAACTTCATCACCATGTCGTGGGCCATGTAGGACACAGGAACGAGAGTCATGATGCCTGCTATGCAGAACAGGACCCCTGCTGCGATCTTCAACCCACGCTTGACCCGCCAGCCTCCCTCCCACCGGCAGCTCTTCACCTGCTTCAGTCCGGGGATGAGGAGGATGATGCCCAGTAGACCCACTGCATCCGACAGGCACATGAGGCTGCGGGCCAGCATGATTTCGTGTGAGAGGCCCAGCAGGCTTTCGTATGGACGGCACTCCATGCCTGCCACCTCGTGCACCACGCAGGTCTCCCAAAGACCCACCTCAAAGCTCTCAATGATCAGCAGTTCTGTAGACTGGCTGCGCCACTGGGGCATGATCGTGGCAGCCAGCGAGCAGAACCAGGCTCCAATGCCTACTATCAGTCCCAGCACCTCTAGGAGGGTAACGCAGGGGTTAGACATGACTAACCACCCAGCTGGCACCTCAAGAACCTCCTgaggtgagagaaaaagagagagagatagaaagatagagagaaagagacaacaaGGTCCCAAAATAGTAACGCTGTATTCGGACCTGTTAGAAACTGTCCAGTCCAGATAACTTCACAGCCCGTTAGTCTCCACTCAAAGAAACCCACATCATCTCAACTCAAGAGCTAGAAcacaaggaggaggaggagagagggagggagggagggagggagggagcaaAAGAGGGCACTCTGACATTAGCCCTGCCCTCTAGGCTTCAtcctagaaaaagagagagagagaaaaaaaagaggtgcAGTGGAAGGAGGGACACTTGCAGGCCCTACTCCACCCATTCCAGACAGTACACTGCATGCAACACCATAAAAGCCCTGACAGGATGTCGTTAAAATGCAGTTTGTTGTGTTTTTCAGGAGAAAGTGACCCTCcccattttttggtttgtttggatCTCCCCTGTCCTGCTGGGGGTTTTAATGGGAGATGATGACAGGAAAGTGTGCTGTGCTGTCAGCAAGAGTGGAGTGTAGGAGATAAGCACTTGGGAATGTCTGGCAGGCTGAcctacacactaaaaaacactaaatgcaCATTGTCCCTCCACCACATATATAGCTTCTGAGATttgtccatttaaaaaaaagaaaaagaaaaaccctGCAAGCCACCCATCGAGCCCGGCAAAGAAGCTAGCACATAGTCCAACATGGCGACTATACTTACAAAGATCAAATCAGATCAGTTAGATCACATTGAAACTGGACTAGAGGGGGTAGCTGGCTCTGTCTCTAACCTAGAATTTAACTTTAGTACTAGTTTCAGAGAGTGTTCTGGAGTCTAAGCAGAGTATTTCTTCCAGTGAAGACACTGTTGACCTGCAATAAAAGAAGCACCATAACCATTTGCGTAGGAACTGGGGGGATTGGAAgcacatgtcccacccaatatcagaaacaggAAAATTATATCACAGAAAAAACAGAAACTgttcagaaaataatattttgaaaGCGTGTTTTGGCAGCAGATCAGACAATCTTCACTGTGTGTTTGCTCAGGGTCTTTAACTTTATTAAAGCTCGTGTTGAGACTATACTGTTCAGAAATATCCTGCAGTCAGCAGCTTCACTGACCCCAGCTTTTGCCTCGTTGAAGTGTCCGGTAAGTTTGCGCAGGTGTTGTGCCTAAGTTGGCACCTCTTCTGCAAGATCCATCCCACATCAGGAGGATGCACGGTACAGGTAAAGGTACAAGGTAAAGTTgcacggccaattgtgctctctcagtgccTTAGCTAATGCAATTTTagatgtttataaatgttttgacTACTCAGATCCAACATGAGTTCTTCTAAACAGCTTCCTAGCACTATGAAAATTCCACTAAGCAGGACCAACAGAACCATAAGAACATAGCAAAGCATTTTTAGCAAACCACttccttaaatgtaaaaaaaaaataagattcatgTGTTTGTCCACTGCCTCTATTATTGTTTGTAATAAATTATAGTTTACAATAAGGAGACTTAAACCTCTGGATTTCTTTCTGACAGAAAAACAATCATCTCTTCTTAACACCCCACCCAACAAGTATTAAAGAGGCTACAGATACCCTTTAAACATACCCAAAGCCCAACATTTCATACCAAGATATTAAAAAACACGAATAtagatagcacatttgaagtatatatttaagtaagttTAAAATGAGTGTTCAGTTCTGTGCTGTAGAGTCTGCATTTAAACTCATTATAGGCTGTTGAAGCCGAAAGGAAGTTTGGTCCACCCATTTGCTCCACCTTCAGTGTTTTCGGAAGGAAGGCAGGTCAAGCTAGCAGGGCACCTTAAATTAGGGTTTGACCCTCTGCAGAAAAGCAACAAGAATCAGGTTTGTAATCTCATGTGAGCAACTGAATCCAGTGAGGCTAAAGTAAATTTACACAGGGTTCCCTTAAGCCACAAGCTCCCACAGCTCCTACATAGTCCTACATAGTTCAGTGTGTTCCTAATCTAACGCAGCCACTTCCGTTTGGGTTATTAATTAGCTGGGTTGTTGAATAAGATCAGGTGTGCTGGAAGCTGAAGAAGCATACAGTATAGCTAAAGCGAACAGCGCAGCTAAAAACAGAGAAGCAATGAAACtgttttaactcgcagagtttttataaccagacagatcatattttcttatCTCTAAATCTTATAGTAAACAGCgctaatgaaactgtggtataatcgcaaaaatacatttgaggtttgtgctataacgtgtaatattggcaacATTGGCAACCACAGCACAGCGGTGCCAATATTACAAGTtttagcactccctcttgtgtattattgctcaaATAAGAAttgttttatcattaaaaaagtaaACATATCCTTATACAATGTATAAGTTTTCTGTAAGCTCCACcaattatatttctgtgtatttatttaaagtgtaatTACATTGTATTTGCATATGATcagatttctttttctggtgcatTTTAAATGACTGTATAGTAATATTACAGTTTTAGCATAgtaatataactataatataaataatatcacagtccaatgaaaaacatgtatctgcaAAAGAGCAACTACACAGGAAAGACAAAAACCCTTttatctttcaatggaagtcaatgtaaaataaagtttattttaggtaatttaggagactttctattggtccattcgtcTAGAAATACAGTATAAGGGACTGTTTGAGTGTTCAAATGAAAACCAAAAATAACTAAAGCTAAcaactgacaaaaatggagactcttgtttttcattgaacagcggtGATATTCTATCGTACTTGAAGTTGTACTTGGTGATGTGAAAGTAAAATGGCTGAATCAGTACCAACAGAttagtatttaaaatgtatttctttatattatattgctTAGGGTCCAAAGATGTTCAGAAACAGTACAGAAAGCACCTATCTGGAGTGGAGGTCTTAACGGAAGGGTAACTACtaggtttccttttttttttctttttttttagctggtGGAAAAGGTAAAATGTCACGTTATACCCAGGCTCTAATATCACTGAGGGCCTACAGCTACTGGATCCCTATGGAACTGGATAAACCCCTTAAGGTGCTTTAAGGAATCTTCATGCAACATGTTTCTACTAAAATCCCTTTTTGCAGTACCTTTgtgatcagatctgattttttccaAGGCTGTCTGAAtgtgccaaatccgtttttttttcaaatcagagtCCTTTTCATATGTGTTCCTAAATCAGAaacatatccgatccatggacatgcgttatgaatggtcaaatcagaattcatgcatcatCTTGTTTTTCTACAAAtatgctacgtgcttctctctcgtacccacacatctcttggtgcagctttTCAGCTaatgctgcaaaaacagcaaaagcaaaccgcctggccttttttcacctcctcgacctgaacatgtacttcagaccagctgttttctctTCACTTCAGCAAAAgatgctaacacatccatttcacctttataaatcTAAGAGTCATCTCTCTAATATGACGTTTTTGTTGTCGGTGAAGAAATGGACGTTTTTACGTGTATTAATGCGCACATGTGAAGCGTTTTAAGGACAGATTCGTTCAtactacacacagatacaggtcgcttacatttgtgaatgtaaactgtcaagatagccaaatctgatctgagccaaaaaattggatttgagcaatgtggcttgtaaggTGAACAAAAcataaaagctctgtatttcagaatgctggggtgaatggaggtgggctattcaacaaaagtccATACTCCTTAGTGTCCATTTCACACTTGATTTCTCCTTTATGTAGTTTCTTCACAAATTAAAAGAACCTCAAGGAACATATAGTTTTACAAGTGTACTGCAGTGGAGTTTATCTTAAAGGTGAATTTCCCATTTCGAACCTGTTTCTTACGACTTGTGACAGCTTTGTAGTTACAGCAGTGTTTACCACATCTACTATTTCAGTACATTTGCATGGCAGTTTTCTTAATGTTAAAGATATGATTCGGGTATGTTGAAGATACATGATTTAATGGAAGTGTAGAATTTCAGTATTGTGTCTATACTGTGCAGTTCACTGTTGGATGACCATTTTTATAATCACAGCTTCATCCATCCACACTCCTGATTCTGAGGAAGTGAATGGAAGTGTAACCTCCATAAGTGGTAttattagcaaccacctgtaccAGCAGTTTGAGTAGTCACGCTGCAGTGTTAGTGGTAACCAAGAGGGTCTTTTCTTACTCATTTTAACCATTAGTCTACATAACAACACCAATTTGG
This DNA window, taken from Astyanax mexicanus isolate ESR-SI-001 chromosome 5, AstMex3_surface, whole genome shotgun sequence, encodes the following:
- the cldn33b gene encoding putative claudin-24 — protein: MSNPCVTLLEVLGLIVGIGAWFCSLAATIMPQWRSQSTELLIIESFEVGLWETCVVHEVAGMECRPYESLLGLSHEIMLARSLMCLSDAVGLLGIILLIPGLKQVKSCRWEGGWRVKRGLKIAAGVLFCIAGIMTLVPVSYMAHDMVMKFFDHSVPEVVPRFEFGDAIFVGWAAGFLHVVAAFLLFTSCIGMARAEPRLVFHRRQDEYKTTIEHSGKRTEYV